One genomic segment of Vespa velutina chromosome 10, iVesVel2.1, whole genome shotgun sequence includes these proteins:
- the LOC124952078 gene encoding Fanconi anemia group D2 protein isoform X6: protein MTMDKRKIRLKSTLHKNLNHNSSQGSISNLTNEDDLTNKELTSRKRKLPVLDIVKSRSRNDSNLYLSQNEITKKRRSEVNLTQEITKLSQYENYSKIIGISSQKITSNICKTPLKAKKTSNVSEKDNDNIAEAEKSRNTQENISNIQTTQKTKIFVDFLKKCGITLVSDGTYIFNEEVTTIKQKMKENIQSKEYKKQEIINSLEGYIDNQENLQSILCDFEISSDFKSFDHISNTCIVRILLQVSELQPDIYVYFLNKLNESVLLAESIEKIPWARTLLQKFRFLEIIIEPDELTKCLEQLLETCPLWFQRELILCIPDIITEVQHQPIAEILNKLMDDNNELIDTVLDCINNLTLGREYLNDYKQKVLEMLNKHLKTNVIPAITKFILSDCTSMEAYKNILCVLRNLDMQPLHGEQHEDCYKNQMIMIQNIKMSILLSKNMVCASLMIIKKVIKDPKPMDIILLLLISSTGSSRRKSVDAILKQHVRSGFYRLSLLQLLYNNYKEVVRHLQSSVIQLASNLLKVEERIYVDFAIEWFRLQFLSQKDTVHKQREIIEKIILLMGNNDQTAKNALKVLCKMAMGTEEKEYLYAHCNHLRILLEKIDHFDIEEVGTLNDLLHSLCTSTLAESLRDDLFIVLQKQLSAIKPLIKCKGVLGAVMAIKHLACKPDTHTSARNLFKKVLTAVKSCPRSQALFYDQLAQVISQTKNIHEEFLRCVTIYIQDELINTYMVNKSDYNGELIPKFGLNNVEDEPQNLVLNFSNRKYGAIVPITFRLLKTCCMKLSENGDLEDIDSLLGCSILMPENFDIPEPFIIDLVVSCINWFREVISGFVTQSQSLLQKQVLTRLNDLMLLQGELSTMLSLCDPKYQPSPCYFHYFPPPPFLKVEKTIRKKGKKKSLEKSVNTCSQESWEIGSILCSKNPAYFRKLDAKIIHLLDFKLDLNASPTTQSISISQVCFIVKELLGMFENDLNETFLKDIIYLLPKICGKLQEIVIELREEDADEKREGARLILCLLATVFNWKEFHSAIYNPMLREGLRILASQQNDTNAMLRSCKELVTESCKYIESLSDIATRISISVALITMYQSVMKHSESYMQQHKDKNAKMALGFLSLDWSKDKQASTSYKVAVNTLIKSWIDYELSPLDTITMLLEWLPSEVIKLEKSHNYLDRLPSINRNNFHLLYKKIFDGMIKGVKISLSAANRFFFF, encoded by the exons atgacaatggataaaagaaagatacgattaaaatcaactttacataaaaatttgaatCATAATTCGAGTCAAGGATCAATAAGTAATTTAACTAATGAAGATGATCtaacaaataaagaattaacatCACGAAAACGTAAACTACCTGTTTTAGATATAGTAAAAAGCAGAAGCAGGAATGATtctaatctttatttatcgcaaaatgaaataacaaaaaaaaggagaagtgaAGTAAATCTTACACAAGAAATAACTAAACTTTCTCAATATGAAAACTATTCCAAAATAATTGGTATATCATCACAGAAAATAACATCAAACATATGCAAAACTCCTCTCAAAGCAAAAAAAACATCTAATGTTtcagaaaaagataatgacaatattgCTGAGgcagaaaaaagtagaaatacgCAAGAAAACATAAGTAATATACAAACTactcaaaaaacaaaaatatttgttgattttctaaaaaaatgtGGTATTACATTGGTTTCTGAtggaacatatatattta ATGAAGAAGTTAcaacaataaaacaaaaaatgaaagaaaatatacaaagtaaagaatataaaaaacaagaaattataaattcattggAAGGATACATTGATAATCAAGAAAATTTACAAAGTATTTTGTGtgattttgaaatttcttctgATTTTAAAAGCTTTGATCATATAAGTAACACATGTAttgtaagaattttattacaagTATCAGAACTACAAccagatatatatgtgtactttCTAAATAAGTTGAATGAATCTGTTCTTTTAGC tgaatctatagaaaaaatacCTTGGGCTCGAACATTGTTGCagaaatttcgttttttagaaattattattgaaccAGATGAATTAACAAAATGTTTGGAACAACTTCTTGAGACATGTCCCCTATGGTTTCAACGTGAATTAATTCTATGTATACCTGATATAATAACAGAAGTACAACATCAACCTATTGCTgaaattcttaataaattaatggatgataataatgaattaatagatACAGTACTAGactgtattaataatttgacaCTTGGAAGAGAATATTTGAATGATTATAAACAGAAAGTACtagaaatgttaaataaacatttaaaaacaaaCGTAATACCAGCCATTACTaa ATTTATTCTCAGCGATTGCACATCAATGGAGGCATACAAGAACATATTATGTGTATTACGTAATCTTGATATGCAGCCTCTTCATGGTGAACAACATGAAgattgttataaaaatcaaatgattatgatacaaaatataaaaatgagtaTTCTACTCTCTAAGAATATGGTATGTGCATCATTGatgatcataaaaaaagtTATCAAAGATCCAAAACCAATGGATATCATATTACTACTTCTTATATCATCTACTGGATCATCTAGAAGAAAAAGTGTTGATGCTATTCTAAAACAACATGTGCGATCTGGATTTTACAGATTAAGTTTACTtcaacttttatataataattataaggag GTTGTACGACATTTACAATCATCTGTAATACAATTAGCAAGCAATTTATTGAAAGTGGAAGAAAGAATTTATGTGGATTTTGCAATTGAATGGTTTCGATTACAGTTTCTTAGTCAAAAAGATACTGTTCATAAGCAACgtgaaattatagaaaaaatcattttacttATGGGTAATAACGATCAGACAGCAAAGAATGCCCTTAAAGTATTGTGTAAAATGGCCATGGGTACAGAAGAAAAGGAGTATCTATATGCACACTGCAATCATTTAAGAAttctattagaaaaaatagatcatTTTGATATCGAAGAAGTTGGCACATTAAATGACTTATTGCACAGTTTATGTACGAGTACGCTGGCAGAATCTTTACgtgatgatttatttatagttttaCAAAAGCAACTTTCTGCTATAAAACCACT aATAAAATGCAAAGGAGTTCTTGGAGCTGTCATGGCAATAAAACATTTGGCATGTAAACCAGACACTCATACATCTGCTCGTAATTTATTCa AAAAAGTTCTTACTGCAGTGAAGTCATGTCCACGTTCACAAGCATTATTTTACGATCAACTAGCACAAGTTATTTCACAAACCAAAAATATCCATGAAGAATTTCTTCGATGCGTGACTATTTATATACAAGATGAATTAATCAACACATACATGGTTAATAAATCGGATTATAA CGGAGAACTTATACCTAAATTTGGTTTAAATAATGTAGAAGATGAGCCACAGAATTTGGTTTTAAATTTTAGTAATAGGAAGTATGGAGCTATTGTGCCTATTACatttagattattaaaaacttGTTGTATGAAACTTAGTGAAAATGGAGATTTGGAAGATATAGATTCTTTATTAGGATGTTCCATTTTAATGCcagaaaattttgatataccAGAGCCTTTTATAATAGATCTTGTAGTATCCTGTATTAATTG GTTTAGAGAAGTTATTAGTGGTTTTGTAACCCAATCACAATCTTTATTACAAAAACAAGTATTAACAcgattaaatgatttaatgcTTTTACAAGGAGAGTTAAGTACAATGTTATCTCTATGTGATCCAAAATATCAACCATCACCAtgctattttcattatttcccACCTCCACCTTTTTTGAAAGTTGAAAAAactataagaaagaaaggaaaaaagaaatccttaGAAAAAAGTGTAAATACATGTAGTCAAGAAAGTTGGGAAATCGGTTCTATATTGTGCTCTAAAAATCCAGCATATTTTAGAAAACTCGATGCAAAA ataatacatttgttagattttaaattagatttaaatGCATCACCAACAACACAAAGTATTTCAATATCCCAAGTATGTTTTATTGTTAAAGAACTTCTGGGAATGTTTGAAAATGAtcttaatgaaacatttttgaaagatattatatatttattgccaAAGATATGTGGAAAATTACAAGAGATTGTTATCGAACTGAGAGAAGAAGATGctgatgaaaaaagagaaggggcAAGATTGATATTATGCCTTTTAGCAACAGTTTTTAATTGGAAAGAATTTCACAGTGCTATTTATAACCCAATGCTTCGTG AGGGATTACGAATATTAGCAAGTCAACAAAATGACACAAATGCCATGCTTAGATCTTGCAAAGAACTTGTTACTGAgtcatgtaaatatattgaatctTTATCTGATATAGCCACACGAATATCAATCAGCGTTGCTCTTATTACAATGTATCAATCAGTAATGAAACATTCAGAAAGTTATATGCAGCAgcataaagataaaaatg cAAAAATGG